GCAATCGAGATGATCCAGAAGGGCTTCACACCGGCTCGGTCGTCCCCGGGCTGGGCCGCGCGTCGGTCACGGCGGCGGCATTCTGCCGCGCGTAGGAGGCCAGCAGCCGCGAGAGGTTCCGCATGATGACGAGGGCGATGCGCGCCTCCGAGTCCATCAGGGCGTCGAAGTCCGTCTTGTAGAGGATGAGCAGCCGCGACGCCTCGGCGACCCGCGCGCCGCCCGAGCGCTGGGAGTCGTCGATCAGGGCCATCTCGCCGAAGGCGTCCCCGGCGGTCAGCTTGCGCAGGACGTGGTCGCCACGCGGGGTGGCGCGGGTGATCTCCACGGACCCCTTCACGATCACGAAGAGCGCGCGGCCGGGGTCCCCCTCATGGAAGACCATGTCGCCCGGGGCGTAGTCCTTTTCGAGGAAGCGTGTGGACAGCCGGCCCAG
This portion of the Candidatus Methylomirabilota bacterium genome encodes:
- a CDS encoding cyclic nucleotide-binding domain-containing protein, translated to TPLAPRRPPAVVHAILEGRLPRWLAWTIDPEQARRAPFLAHSPLFAGLPRRLLGRLSTRFLEKDYAPGDMVFHEGDPGRALFVIVKGSVEITRATPRGDHVLRKLTAGDAFGEMALIDDSQRSGGARVAEASRLLILYKTDFDALMDSEARIALVIMRNLSRLLASYARQNAAAVTDARPSPGTTEPV